CCGGGCGCACGGCCGCCTACGCTGGGCCGTATGACGATCCGCGCGGTCCTCTGGGACATCGACGACACGATCTTCGACTACACGGGCGCCGACCGCGCAGGCATGAGCAAGCATCTCGAACGGGAGGGCCTGCCCGACGGATACGACTCCGTCGAGCGGGCCCTTCTCGCATGGCGCACGATCACCGATGCGCACTGGGCGCGGTTCGCCGCCGGGGAGACGGACTTCACGGGGCAGCGCAGGGACCGGGTCCGGGAGTTCCTCTCGCGGGCACTGGAGGACGACGAGGCCGACGACTGGTTCGGCCGGCACGCGGCCCACTACGAGGCCGCCTGGTCGCTCTTTCCCGATGTGCTGCCCGTGCTGGATCTGCTCGCGGACGGGTTCCGGCACGGGGTGCTGTCGAACTCCAGCATCCACAACCAGGAGCGCAAGCTGCGCAGGCTCGGTGTGCGGGACCGGTTCGAGGCCGTGGTGTGCGCGGTGGAGCTGGGCGTCTCCAAGCCCGAGGCCGGTGCCTTCCACGCCGCCTGCGAAGCTCTGGCGCTGGAGCCGCGGGAGGTCGCGTACGTGGGGGACGAGCCGGACATCGACGCGGGCGGCGCGGTCGCCGCGGGGCTGATGGGGATCTGGCTGGACCGGGGCGGCCGCGGCGGGAGGCCCGAGCTCGTCCGGATCAGCGGGCTCGGTCAGCTGCCCGGCCTGCTCGCGGGCAATACCCGTTTTGGAGCGCCGGACACCTTCGGGTAATGTTCTTCCTGCGCCGCCCGAGCGGGACGAAAGATCCGAACGGGAAGCGCAAACCAAACAAAACCCCCTCAGGGGGTTGAGTTTTGGTGGGCTATGGTGTAATTGGCAACACTACGGTTTCTGGTACCGTCATTCTAGGTTCGAGTCCTGGTAGCCCAGCGCAGAAATGCACGAGTAGTAACAAGCCCCCGTTGTGTAGCGGCCTAGCACGCTGCCCTCTCACGGCAGTAGCGCCGGTTCGAATCCGGTCGGGGGTACAGATCCTTCCCGCGAGATCATCTGGGTCGCACCCGCGCTCTCGATGCAGGATCGCTAGGGCCCCCGTTGTGTAGCGGCCTAGCACGCTGCCCTCTCACGGCAGTAGCGCCGGTTCGAATCCGGTCGGGGG
This sequence is a window from Streptomyces sp. NBC_01217. Protein-coding genes within it:
- a CDS encoding HAD family hydrolase, with protein sequence MTIRAVLWDIDDTIFDYTGADRAGMSKHLEREGLPDGYDSVERALLAWRTITDAHWARFAAGETDFTGQRRDRVREFLSRALEDDEADDWFGRHAAHYEAAWSLFPDVLPVLDLLADGFRHGVLSNSSIHNQERKLRRLGVRDRFEAVVCAVELGVSKPEAGAFHAACEALALEPREVAYVGDEPDIDAGGAVAAGLMGIWLDRGGRGGRPELVRISGLGQLPGLLAGNTRFGAPDTFG